GGAAATATCTGCGCAGCGACGAAATCCGCCTGGTGCTCGAGGCGGTCTTTTCTCCAGAAAAGCGGTAGCGGCGCGGCGTGTTCCTGTTCTTCGCTCGCCCTTTCGTGCTATAATGAAAGGTGAACCCCGCAGTGCGGGCATTCTTTGAAGGAAAGGAACGGGTGACCGGATGCGTGCGAACCCTTCGGCTTCCTCGCGGGACGTCGACGGACCGAGTATCCGCATCAAATGGAGCGAAGGCGGAACGCTGGTCGCAACCTGGCAGCTGTCGGAGGAGGTCAAATCGGAGCTGAAGCGCCGTTTTGCCCTCCCCCCGCACGAGTTGCCCTTTGTCTTGCGTTTGTATGACGTGACCGATCGCGACGTGCGCAATGACGGTCTCGACAAATACGTCGACTTTGAAGTGAACGGCCAGGCGCTGGAGTGGCGCCTCTACGGGATCGAACCGGGCCGGAATTACCGCGTGGATTTGGGCGTCCGCCTCCTCGATGGACGCTTTTGGCCCTTGATCCGATCGGAAGCGGTGTAAGGGCGGTCGTGTACCGCCCTCTTCTTTATTTGGCTACGGTTCGCTGGGGAGGGTTACGTCGACAATGTCGGCCAACGGCAGCGCCCGACGGCCCGTTTCGGTGACGAGTTCGACCCGGCCAGCGAGGGGGTCGACGCGGCGGACCCGGCCGTGCACCGTGCGGTAGCCGTCGGGATGGTAAACGGTGAGGGTCACCGGGCAGCCCAGCCGCAGGGCGGCGGAAAGGGCGCGGGCGCATGCTTCTTGCTGTTGGGGATCGAGCACGGGCCGCGGCAGCACGCCCGCCGCGCGCTCCTGGTCGAGAAAGGCCTCCCGGTGTTCCGGCAGCAGGATCCGGTGCCCGGCGTAAAGAAAGTTGTGCCGGTAATAGCGCAAAAGGGACAACGCGTACCCCTCCTCCGTCGGCTTGAGGTGATGGACGTGCCCACGAACAAGAAAAAGACGTTTTTCGGCCGCCATGGCGGGCGGCTGCTCGCCATCCTCATCGGGGCGCTGTTGGTGGCCGTTGGCCTGGAGCTGTTCCTCATTCCCAACCGGGTCATCGACGGCGGCATCGTTGGGGTATCGATCATCCTTGATGCGCTGACGCCGATTCCGCTGGGTGTGTACCTCGTATTGTTAAATCTTCCTTTTCTT
The Calditerricola satsumensis genome window above contains:
- a CDS encoding DUF4912 domain-containing protein, encoding MRANPSASSRDVDGPSIRIKWSEGGTLVATWQLSEEVKSELKRRFALPPHELPFVLRLYDVTDRDVRNDGLDKYVDFEVNGQALEWRLYGIEPGRNYRVDLGVRLLDGRFWPLIRSEAV
- a CDS encoding YolD-like family protein → MSLLRYYRHNFLYAGHRILLPEHREAFLDQERAAGVLPRPVLDPQQQEACARALSAALRLGCPVTLTVYHPDGYRTVHGRVRRVDPLAGRVELVTETGRRALPLADIVDVTLPSEP